A window of Thermococcus sp. genomic DNA:
CGAAGGGCGTTAATGGGAAGTTGAAACCTGTTTTAGCTTGCTTTCCAAGGTAAACCTACTTTGAGTTTGCAATCTTGAGAAGACATGCAAACTAATTCCGGCATTTTGCTGGAGTTTACTTTTTGATCAAACTTTGCTCCGCAAAGTTTGCTTGCCGAGCAAAAGCTTCAGCGCCGCTTTCACTATCCTTCAAGCATCCTTGACGGATGGCGGAAGATTAGGGGCCTTTTTGAAATTTGCAGTCTTTCTGAGTGGGTTTCTTATTCACTTGCTCTCTAGAAGAGTGTCCTTTGGCGCCAAAAACAAAGTTGAAACTGCCTGAGGAGTTTTGTTTGGTGTTAAACCCTGTCTTGAGTTGCTCTTTGAGTAGTGCACAGCTAATCTTTGCACTTTTTAAATGACAAGGGTCCATTTTGGTCAAACTTTGTTTATGTGTTGTTAGAGTTCTGGAAGGGGTTTCACTCGCCATCCTACAGGTTAAAAAGGGCCATCCTTTCACAGTTTTCCTAGAGTATGCGGGTTGTCTCAGGAAAAACTTTATAAACAGGCCGGGCAACGCTCACCAGATGATTAAAAACCACCTTTCTTGGAGGTGTTCGCAGTGGAGATGAAGTTCGAGATACCCGTATGCACCTCATGCGGAAAGGAGATAACCCCTAGGGAGCACGCTACCCACTTCGTCTGCCCGAACTGTGGTGAGGCTATCATCTGGCGCTGTGAATCCTGTAGGGTTCTTAGCGTCCCATACAAGTGCCCCAAGTGTGGCTGGGAGGGACCGTGAATTAGGAGGTGAAGAAGATGAGCGACTACAATATGGTTGCCGTCGTTAAGGTCATGCCGACCGACCCTGAGGTTAACCTCGACGAGCTCGAGGCAAAGCTCAAGGAGGCACTACCGGAG
This region includes:
- a CDS encoding zinc finger domain-containing protein, with the protein product MKFEIPVCTSCGKEITPREHATHFVCPNCGEAIIWRCESCRVLSVPYKCPKCGWEGP